GTCCTATGACCCCAGTAAGGATAAGTGGAGGAGCTGCCCCCTGGAGTTTTTATAGATTCTCTTTCACTCTGCCTAGAGAGGAAAGTGCTTTTGgccgggttggggtgggggagctttATTCTTAACAGTTGTCCAAGTTATCCTTTGGGGGAATTCAGCCCTTTAGCATCCCCACCTCACCATTCCCCTCAGGAAAGCTGTGTCCCAGTtttctgcccacccctccccattcctcttcccccaacccctggctttccctgccagagaacaccaaCCCAGACCATGCATCAGTGGTCATGAGTGTTTCCCCAGGGTAATTCATTCAAAGCGTGGTATTACGGCGTGGACCATCTGTCTGTAAGTAGTCGCCATCTTCTAATCAATTTGTATTGTGTTTCCAATAAATTTCTGGAACTCCTGCCTGGTTTTATGCTGTCCTTTACTGGGACAGTGGCTCTGATGCAGGGCTCAGTGCAGGTATGCTCCCAGCCCCCAGTGTCAGGTGCTCCTTCCCCTGCGCCATGTAGCTCTGAGGTCAGGCTGTTTAGTCTGATGTTACCCCGGCCACACAGAGATGCTCAGAGGCCTTTCCCCAGACACAAGGTCTGCACTTTCTTCTGCTGTGTCATAAGCCACATCCTGAGGACATGGAGGTTTCATGAGGCCAGGTCACCCCAGTAGGTGGCTTTTGACCCTGTATCCCCGAGGTCTGGAGGTATGAGGAGCAACAGGCAGACTTTCGCCATCAACCACTCTTGCCTGCTGTCCCCAGAGCCGGGGGAGTGGGGACGTGTTCCTGGCTACTAAGATGGTGAGCCGAGGGAGCATGCGGTAGTGCCCCCACCCGTGGGTTTGACAGGAAGGCTCCTGTGCAAGTGACGTGGGTGCAGCATGAAGCCCAGCACCCTTTTCTGCATCCTACCCTCCACAGCTCTGAaagtcagaagtgagcatgtctGAGGTGATTTGAAATGTGTAGGGAGCCTGATTCTAGTGCCTGGCATCCTCCACTGTTTCCCAGGCCCTGAGTGCTGCAACCCGCTGGGGAGAAATTGTTCTCTGCTGTGTATTTTATTGATTCAAGTTTGTTTGACTCAGTGTAGACTCTGTCTCAGTTTCTGTGCTGGGGCCCTTGTAGGCTCACTTGGGACCCCTTCAGCCCATGTTTATGACCCTAGTTTGCTGGGATTTATgagagattgttttttaaaaagagagacacTGAGTTTCTTTCAGGTTTCATGAGAAAAGCAAGACATATGTGCGTGGGTTACTGGATGACAGGAAAGGTTGTAGTTAAGGCAAAGCCGTGCTGATACTTGTAGGCGTTCCAGGAGAGGGGGCTCAGCCAGGCTGGACTAGGGGTCAGGGAAGGTTTGGGGGAAGCAGAGGGGCCCTCGAGGTGGAACGCAGcagactcccccacccccagtgaaaTCTGACATGATGGTTCTTAGTGTCTTTTTATTAATACCTTTAATCCTGGCTCAAGTACCTCCATCTCTCTGGAAGCTCACTGTAAAGTGTCGTGTGCCCTAGCTCTCAGGGTGTACCATCCTTTCCATCACCAGGACTGGGTTTTTATGATCAAACTTCCTGAGAGGTTTCTTCTGGATAAGTTTTATCTTCCAGTTGTTCTGATCTTGCTTCTGAACTGCAGGGGGTCGCTGGAGGAAGCCATTCAACCTGCAGGGACTGTTGCCCTCTCAGAGCTCTGAGTGCCTGACTCATCAGGGCTCTCTGGGCTGCTTGCCAGGGGGCCATTTATATGTTCTTCCAGAGCTTGTTTATTCCCAGGACTGGCTCTTCCAATCCTTTGTCCCTCCCGAAGCCCTCACCCCCCAGAGCTGAGCCTTCTAAGGATCCCTTCACCTGTCTTTCCCCCAACTCCAAGACCTACTGTATGTAACAGTGCCCTTCCACCAGCCCATGGCGGTGCCCCTTGGCTGCTAGAGGACCCTCCTGGCACCCTGGAtccattccccaccccccaccttcctTAAGGCCTTGCAGTAGAGTGTCCTCACCCAGGCCAGACTGCTGCTTACTAgctggatgaccttgggcaagtcactcaacctctctgtgcctcagtttttttcatctataaGATGGGATAATAGTATCCCCCTTGCAGGACTAAATTAATTggtacatgtaaagtgcttagcacggGCCTGGGGCAGAGTGTTACTGCTCCGTggtccttctcttctcctctccctgcaTCTTCACCCTCTCCCCCTTTTCCTCATACCGCTGTGTTTAAATTGTCCACCCAGTCAGCAAAACAACAGGACAATCAAAGCACAAAAACATCTGTCCTCTTCTTAGCTTCATGGAAGCTATGGTCTCATCTCCCTCTCTTGGAAGATTTCTTGAGAGAGGGAAGAGTTGTGCCTTCAAATCTTATTAATTCCTTAACCCGTTATAGTACTTTATGGCTTCCATTCTGCCTCATCCCAGCCACTCACTGAGTCTGCTGTCGATACAGTCACCAGGGACCTCCCGATTGCCAAATCCAGCACGACTTTTGGTCATCCTCTGAGCTTTCTTGGGCACTTGACGCTGTTGTCCTCATGGTGCATTTCTTTGTACTTTGCATTACATTGACTCCTTTATTCTCTATCCAGAGCAATGCTACGTAACATTCAGATATCACTCatattcattttttcagattttttttttacaaagataaaTTTCAGACATAGTAGTAATCACCTGGGAAcaccctttccatgtgcctccaTTTCAGAAATCTGCACTTTCCCTCATTTGGTGTTTCTTATCCCAGTGCATGATTTTATACAATTAATGCATACGTACGAATCCATAACCAGTATAGAACATTTTGCATATTATTAAGCTGTATATGAACAACAACCTATCACTTCTTGAGAAGCGGTTTTTGATAATGTGGTGTTAATCTAGGGTGTCAGTCCAAGCTGCCTGACCAGACAGTGTCAGACACACACTTTGGTTCTCACCTCAGCTTTCTTCAGGATGCAATTAGGAATTCTGAAAATGCTTTATTCTTGCATGAGGCACTTTGCAGCCTGTCTGGGTGTTTTATGTTTGGCTTTTACGCTCATAAAAGATGGCTctgttatgtttgtttgtttgtttgtttataatacttctttcatgctttttttttattgctgcacTCCTGGTTTTCTTCCTACTTAAAGGTTTCTTCTGTGCATTTCATTACATATTTCTTTGTGTGTCTATTACTTGTGGGATTTTTAAAAGGATGGTCCTTGGtcctcctcaccctctccctccctgacaGCATAACCCCATCCATTTTCATAAGCTCAACTCCCATCAGTAAGAGGAAGATTCTGAAATCCTATCTTCAGCCCTAAGTGTGCTCCTGTACGTGTTTACCTGCAGGTCCTCCAAGCCCCTCCAACTTGCTCCACCACCTGTATCTTCAATGCGTCACTGTCCACCCATCTTCCACAGAGTCACCTCTCTTTTTAAcctgggctctgcctctctgTCTGCACGTTTGTGCTCTCTGCTGCTTCCCTTTATTCAGGCCCTTGCTTGAAATACAGATTGTTTCCTACACAAGTTGTCTCCCACACCCCTTCACCAGTCTGTCCACACTATTACCAGAGTAACTGACCAAAATGCAAAACTGATCATCCTTGACTTCTTAAAAACCTCAGGCACACTCCCCTTCCTGCCATTTTGGATTGTCTGCAGGCCCAGCCCAGGCTCCCGAGCTTGCTGGGTCCAGCCTGCCTTTCCTGCCTGTCTCCTGACTCTGTCGGTAGGCCTCCTCTTCCCTTACCTCAGTGATCTCCTCACCCTACACACTAGGTCTTCTCAGCTCTGTGCCCTTGTTCATGCCCTTCCCTCTACCAGGGATGCTGTTCCCTTCGTACTTTCCTCATCCTCCAAGATTCAGCTTACACGCATCACCCCAACACCTGGGCAGAGCTGGCTCTTCTGCGCCCTGTGCTCTCAGCGGTGGGTTACAAACTTGCAGTCCTTGGATTACACTGGTTTGGGTTACATTTGATCTATTTGCATGTCTCTCTCCCAGGCTTGGCCTGAAGGGGCTCAAGGTCAGAGCTGTATTGTCTGCCTTGGTGTCTTTGTGCCTGGCCCCTGATGGATGCCCAGCAAACACTGGATGATTAGTGACTACAGGCCGgtcagcccagccctgcctgttTGCCCCCTGCACACAGTCCCTGGGGTGAAGTCATGGAGGCTGTTTGTTCATCCCTCAGGATGACAGCAGGTCACATTAGAAAGAGTAGAGAGGTGCTGTCCAACATCTACACTGGATAGTGCAGCCCACTCCGGGCACCAAAATGCTATTTGAAACCCAAATGTGGGCAATGGGGTCTTTACTCAGCCGATCTCCAGCTCACCTCGTACCAGCACAGCCACTACCCTCCTGTCTGTAGAAAACCCTCCACTTCAACAGTTAGCTGTCCTCCTGCCCCATCCCTCTCAGTCCTTCCCCGACCCCTGCCCCATGATAACTGTCTTCCTCACTCACTCGGCCATATCCAGTATTTCCATCTCCAGCCCCTGGAGCTGGACAAGGGCCAGGGTCACCgctcccatttcatagatgaagaacTAAGTCCAGAGAGGGGGCCAAGGTTAGGACAGGGAACCCTTCCATACACGAAGAGTGTGGAAGCAGCTTGCAGCCCTGCTTCTTTCCCATGGGGTGACACCCAGACCCCCTGTTGAGAGGGCAGCCCTCAGCTTCAAGATGAGGGGCAGGGAGTATCCAGGGCAGCTTGGGAGCACGGACCCACACCCTGTGACCAGCAGCCACCTTGGGCGCCTTATAGGGGAGGCGGCAGTGCCTGCTAGCCGTGGGGCCATCTGGTCATTTCTCTTACACCAGGTCAGGAGAGGGAGCCCAGATGCTGAGAGGGTGGCAGGACATGGTAGCGGTGTTGAGGGAAAGGGTCCGGGGAAAGAAGGACTGAAGAAATGACACGTGGAGCCCCATTTGCTGCTAGAGTTGCTCTGAACCCAGGCAGGTACAAATGTGGGGAGAGAAGATACTGGAAGGAAGGTGTGTTCAGCACACAGCATGTGTTAGCGCCCCTGGGTGGGAAGCGGAGGATTCcgtgagaaagtgctccatcccCAGACTCCAGGCGTGTTTGGGCCTCTCATAAAAAATGTCTGACTTGGAAATTACAAACCTCAGACTGAGGCTGGACTGGCCCAGGCTTGTCCCACTCCTCCCCATGGTGGCAGAGGATGgccaggtggtggggagggagttCCTAGGAGTGGCTCTACCAGTGAGAAAAAGGCAGTCCCAGAGCAAAGGAAGAGTAGGGGGTCTTTGGGGGGGAAAGAGACACCTTGGAGTGGCCCAGGTGGCACACTCCTGTCCACCACTTAGTTTGGGTTGTCAGTATCTCTGTGGGTTTCTGAGAGGAGCTGGTGAGCTTTCAGAAAAGGGAAGTTGGCTGAAGACACACCAGGAGATGGGTTTTAATACCCATCCAACTCGTCCCCTAGGCCGCCTCCCTCTGCCTGACACGCTCTGTCTCCCACTCCAGCATCCACACTGCTCCTGGATGCCTCCCTGCTGGCGCGGGGGTGAATCTCCTGGGCCTTGGCCACTATCCCTAGGGACTTTTAACAGAGTGAGAGTGTCTCTGTCCATGATATAAGAGGGCTGGACTAAGAAGATTAAAGCAATTGGGAACAGGGGATTTGGTCCCATCAGACCTTGTATCTGAAGCCTAAAAGCCTGTGGCTGGGGTGACGATTGGAGAAACAGTCCTAGGCCCTTGTCTCCTCCAGCAGGAagaggtgtgtgtgttggggggacgTTCATTCTCCTGAGATGGCTAGGGCTGAGGATATGTGGGGTTCAGGGGTGCATGTTTGGGGCTTTAGTCACCTCTTTGTAGCCCTTTGGAAGCCCTGAAGGCTGTGTGCCCCCTATGACTTCCCCTGTGGACAGAGGACAGACACATCACCccaccccaaaagaaacccctgACTCATGCAACATACACGTCTTGTGCGTGGGGGCCCTAGGCAGCAGATAGGTTATCTTGGGTGCTCTCAGACATTGACACAGGCATACTGAACAGAACAGaaaggggtggaggtgggcaaGACGGCTTTGGTTCTGAGGGAGGGCAGTGGGCCAGCTCTGGTGACCCTGAAGCCCCTGCCTCACCCAGTGTCCTTTCCTGGTGTGGTAGCAGCCACCACAGGTTCCAGGGCCAGGGAAGGGTACTTGGCGCTGAGGAAAGCCAGGGGAGGGGGTCTAAGCGGAGCCAAGAGCTTGAACTGGATGGAGGTGGCAAATTCCCAGGCTGAAGAGCCTCACATCATCCCAGAGGAGAGAAGGGCAAGGCCCTTGGTGCCTTGGGCAGGACCTCGGGATTGCAGAGGGGACCTGGAGGCCAGAGAAGAGCAGGGGCCTCCCAGGGGTCCAGGCAGGCCACCTCTCCTGTGAGCCTGAGGGCCTCTCCTGGGGAAGTGTTCTGACTTTAAGGACACACAGGGCAGGGCCCTGGACAGTTTCCCCACTCTGTCCCCAGAGTGTCCCTTCATCTTGGGGAACCCACTTTGAACCCTACTGATGCTAGGGCCAGATGGACCCAGTGACATTTATTTGGTTTTCCTTCGAACAGCTGAGGCAGGCTTGCATTTTCAAAAGGAACTTTACTAGTATtgagagagaaaagcaagatCACAGAAAACGCAGCTTTCCGGTTGTTAAGCAAGACTTCTGCTCTCAGTTATCAGGCTCTGGCTGGGAACTGGGCAGCTGGAGCTCCCAAAGCCCCTGCCTGTCTCCTCCTGCCGTCGTGCTCTGCGCTGTGGGGACATCATGCCTGGCACACTACTCCAAACCAAGACCCTTTTCTCTTCCTGCCACCCACCTGGCTCCTGCAGATGTCCCTTGTCCAGTTGGCTGAGGGGCCCTGTGCTGGCAATAGACCAGGGAGTGACCTTGTCCCTCCCGCCCAGAGCCTGCCTGTCCTCGCTCCTGCGGCACGGCCACAGACCCCCAGTCCGGGGAGGGGCCTTCCTGGTCAGTCCTCCTCCGAGATTTCCAGCGAGACCTCCGCCTTCAGCCTCCCCGTGGCCTCTGCCTTCTTAGAGGACACCCATCGGCGTGCAGAGAGCTGGTAGGAGCTCTCATCCCTGGCTGGACCCTGCGAGCCCTGGGTGAGGCCCAGCAGAGCCCGGCCCTGGCGGAGGAATTTGGGGCTGGAGAAGCAGTAGAGCACGGGGTCCAGGACACTGTTGAGGTAGGTGAAGGCCAGGGAGCTGTGGAAGAGCTGCGTGCAGACGTTGAGGGTGGGGCAGGCCCGCAGGCGGAAGGCCACGATGGAAGCACCGCCGAAGATGACGCTGGGCAGGAAGCAAACGGTGTAGACGGCCACCACCGCGGCCAGCACGCGCATGGCCCTGCGCGGGCCCGCCTGCCTGTCCAGGCCGCGGCGCCGGAGGCTGAGCGCCATGCTCACGATGGCGAAGAGGATGAGCGCCAGCGGCAGGAAGAACTCCAGCAGGAACAGCGCCTGGTGCCAGCGGAGTGAGGCCGAGGGGCGCGTGCCCAGCTGGTAACTGAGGCAGGAGTGGCCGGAGTAGGCGGTCAGGAGCAGGTGCCCGTTGAGGAGCAGGAGACCCCCCCAGAGCCCCCCGGCCACCTGGGCGGCTGCCCCCACCGAGGCCCTGCTCAGCGCGTGGTGGGGCCGCACCACCTTCAGGTAGCGGTTGAGCGCGATGGCCGTGAGGAAGACCACGCTGGCCGAGCGGTTGGTGGACATCATGAAGAGGTTGACTTTGCAGGCAGCACCTCCGAAGCGCCAGGTCTCCCGGCGGAAGTAGTAGTCCACGCGCAGGGGCAGGTTGATGATTAGGAGAAAGTCCGCCACCACCAGGCTGACCAGGAAGACTGTGCTGGACGTCCAGGGCCGCATGTGGAAGCAGAAGATGAAGAAGGCCAAGCCGTTCCCCACAAGGCCCAGGACAAACTCCATGCCCAGGACTGGCGCCAGGAGGGCAGACACCGTGGGGGAGGAGGCCGGGCGGCAGGGAGCTGAGGCCTCTCCAGGTGACCCCAAGGCAGTGgtgaaggcagagggagagaaggagggagagggagggagggaggcggggagagtggagggggagagagaagaaaggggagaTGCAGAGCTCATGTTAAATTCCATGGGATCCGTGGGCTGTGGACCTGAGAGAAGTTTCCAGGGTCTTCCTACCCCAGCACGAGTGTTCAGGGATGAGTGCTTGCTCTCAGCTGGCCACCACAATGACTCAGTATCCTGGGGTTTGCATCAACAGCTGCTGAGAAACACCCAGGGTTCCTATTTGCAGGCAAAGGGGAACCCtgcaggcctccctccctcccctcctccccggggCACTGAGTGGCCTGTGAGGTCTCTAAGCCCAGCCTCAGTTGCAGTCTGCAAGGCAGGGCTCAGCAGGGGTGATCGGAGGCCCTGAGAGACCCTGCATGGGGAGGAGGGCCAAGCTGGGATGAAGTTGAGGACAGTGTTCGCAGCCCTGAGTGGTCTGACATTTGCTTGCCTGAAGGCAGGAGCTGGTCCTGGCAACTCACAGCCCTCTGGAATATGCAGACCACTCTGGAGACTACCTCCTTGCCTCTACCTGCTCTGGCAGCAGCAGGGACTGTGGACTCAACAATGTTGCCCTGGGAGAGGGAGGCCTGGTGGGAACAGCCTGCTGTATGTCCGCCAGCCTGCTGTGGTTATTCCCAGGTTCCGACAGTTCCAAAGTTGTGATGGTCCCAAGTCCACGTCCATGATGAAGACCATCCCACAGGCAGAGGGCACCCCTGCCAAGTTTCTACTGCCATGACCTGGGGATCTGGGGGCTTCTCCCACAAACAGAACAATCCTGAGAATCGAGTTTCTCTGCCATTGTCCACCCACCTCGGCGGGCCATCACCCTCTATGCACTACCCACTTTCCCAGTGCGTGGTGTTCTCATGAGCCCATAGGGGCAGGCCCGTGGGTAAAGATGAGGGCTGGGGCTCCTGGGAACCTGGGACAGCACCAAGAGAGGCTGTGGTTCCAGCTCCAGGACTTGATAACCTCCCTTGCTAACTGACTATGGTCAGTGGGGTGCCATGTGCTGCCAACTCTGCTTAGGACTGGGTTTCAGGCACAGTGGCTGTTGGCCCCTCTCCTGCAGACCCTCTAGGCCTTTCCACTGGCCAAGGCTAAGGGCAGACAGCCTGCGATCACAGGGTGCAGGGTGGTCGGACCACAAGCCTGAGATTTGAATGCAGACAGGCCTGGGCTGGAAacagcctctctgagtctcatcTGTAAGGTGGGTGTTCCACCTTCCTATTGACatgtgaggatttaatgaggTCAGGTCTGTAAAAACTTCTAGCAAATTCCTTGGCACAGAGTTAGTGTTCAGAAAAACAGGTTCtaattttcatgattttctgtCTAGGATCAGGCCTGCCTTTGGCACTAGGAGCAAACTCCCCTTCTTGTGGCCACCTGCTCTCTGCCCAGCGGGCCTCCCCTGGACATTCCTTTGTCCTGTCAGCTCCCGCACAGAGCAACTCATTGCCTTAGCCTCTGCCCTCACTGCCCAGGACTGGTCACAAGTTAGGGGAAGGCGGGTGGTGTTTTTGCTTTGCTTGCAGGAGAGGAAATCCCTTAGGGGTAGAGCGGTAGGTGGGTGAGGGTTCCGACATCCCTCAGGGCTGGAAGCCCTTTCGGCAAGGTCAGGGCCTCCTTTAGTCAGAGGAGGGGATCAAAGCAGTGAGctgccaggctggggtggggaaggcagggttCAGACTCAAGTTTTCTGGAGGAAGCTTTGATTCTACCCAGGGACCTGTTTAACCCAGATCAGCTTCAGTTCCCTCCCCAGGCGGCCCCTCACCAACTTCTCACTGAAGTCCCAGGAAACTGAGCCCAGATCTCCCACTGCAGGTTCCATGTTTCATCTCTACCTACTGCTGTGCCCAGAGCTCCCAGCACCCCTGGACCCCACGGGGGCCTGTGCATAGCAGGGGGCGCAGGGGGATGAGGCCAGACACCTCTCCCCCTGCTGCCAAGCTCCCCATACAGCTTCACAGCCCTGTGCAGGCTCATCACGATCTTCGGGTATTAACCGTAGTTCtctctgggggcggggggcggttGTGTTTTTTACgtatttctgtgttttctacaATTAGCACAGGTCACTTCTGTTATTGGGGAGAAAAACCTCAACAGatgctattttttaaagttatgtaaAAAGAGTAGGTGAGAAAGAGGCAGATAAGAGACCCTTCACACATCCATGGCCACCTGGTGCCCCAGACACCGCCACACAGTCACGGGAGCTCGCGGTGCCTGCCATCCCCCATGGCCTGTGTGAGTGCAGACAAGCAGGCGCTCATCCACCAGGAAGCCTTTATTGAGGGCCTTCTTGGCGGCAGGGACAGAGGGCTGGAGAGGCAGCCTGGCCTCAGGGAGCAGTTCACCTGGCCGAACTGTGTAGAGGGCTGTTAGGAGAGAAGGGGAGTTACTGTCCCCAGCAACCTGGCATCCTGGCCGAGAGGACAGGAGATGGATGGGTGGCACTGATGTTCAGGGCCCAGCCCGGGGCACGCTGAGTCACTTGGCAGCAGTACACATAGAAGCAGTGAGGCGGGGGGAGTTATTTGGCAGGGGTGGTGTTCAGGCCAGGGTGGCTGCTCTGGGCTCACAGCAAGAGGGTCACCCTAGGGGCTTCTTGCGGGCGGGGTCCTGGGTCACAGAGAGGGCTGCGGAGCCTCGCCCTTGCTCCCAGGAGTACCTGTGGAGACGCCGGTGGGCAGGGGTCAGACAAGGTTGGGCCCTGAGGAtcccagggaaaggagggcagTCCCAGTGTTGGGGGTCAGTCCTCCTAGGGACTCACGCAGTCCCGGCTGGCACCAGGAAGCTGTCATCAGCGTTCAGGCTCAGGCGCAGTCCTTCCATCATCAACACCGAGGAGCCCTCCTAGGAAAGAGGAGTAGGAGAAGGGAATGGAGGCTGTTGGCCACCACACCTGTGTGAGCATCCCTGAGTCTGCCTCAGGAAGGAAGCCCTGGGAGCCGGTCCAGGCTAGGGGCGTCTAAGACCCAGTAACAGCCTGGTCCCCAAGGGCTGGCAGGAGGCTGGGCCACCCTCTCCCAGGGACCCCACTTGCCAGCTGCCACAGCCATACGTCCACGTCCTGTCTCGAGCCTTTGCTGCTGCCTTGTCCGTGGACGATCACCTGGTAGGAAGTGACACAGACCGTTCTGGTGTGCCCTGCCCCACACAGGACCAGGCCTTGAACCTGCCCCCAGACACCAGGCCTgtatggggcaggggtggggcccaCAACACAGCTTCATTTCCATGCGCAGAGCAGAGACCAGGAATTGGAGAGGAAGGCTGCTCAGGCCAcaggcctccctgcccacctGCTGTCGGGATCACACATGCCTGTCCTTCACACACACGTGCATATCTGCTCCCTCTGACACATGACACAACTACTGCTGACTCATATGGATGCCCGCCTGCCAGGGACACACTAGGGACACACGCACACTTGTATACAGGCACAGTGCAAAcccatgtaccacacacacatgaACGCCCCAAAGGATACCTGTCTCCCTTCCTCCATGAGATGTTAGGAGTCTGGCctaaggaggaggagggagatgggagGGGATGAGCGGGAGTGAGAGGGAGGCTGAGCTGCTCCTATCTGCATCAGCCTGGAAGCCCACAGCTACTGTGCAGGCCACCTTCCCACAGGCCCAGAGTGGAACCCAGTAGATATTTGCTGGAGTAAACGGaagcagggaggaggaagggtgtgAAAGAGGCGGAAGGCAGGGCCACGGGGCGGGAGGCGCTTGGTGGTGTGTGCACCGGCTCCCACAGCCCTGTATAAGCTCAGAGGCTTGTTGGCCAGGCCTCTTAGGGCACGTCTGCATCCAGTGAGCATCCCTCCATAGGGTTGTCTGATTCAAACTGCAAGGGATGTGGCAAATTGCAAAGCACAAGTGAACATGAGCCTCCTAGCAGGTCTCCTTGTTGCCACACTTGCCCACCTGACCTGGTCCTCATGTAGCCTACAGTG
The sequence above is a segment of the Camelus bactrianus isolate YW-2024 breed Bactrian camel chromosome 15, ASM4877302v1, whole genome shotgun sequence genome. Coding sequences within it:
- the OXER1 gene encoding oxoeicosanoid receptor 1, whose translation is MEFNMSSASPLSSLSPSTLPASLPPSPSFSPSAFTTALGSPGEASAPCRPASSPTVSALLAPVLGMEFVLGLVGNGLAFFIFCFHMRPWTSSTVFLVSLVVADFLLIINLPLRVDYYFRRETWRFGGAACKVNLFMMSTNRSASVVFLTAIALNRYLKVVRPHHALSRASVGAAAQVAGGLWGGLLLLNGHLLLTAYSGHSCLSYQLGTRPSASLRWHQALFLLEFFLPLALILFAIVSMALSLRRRGLDRQAGPRRAMRVLAAVVAVYTVCFLPSVIFGGASIVAFRLRACPTLNVCTQLFHSSLAFTYLNSVLDPVLYCFSSPKFLRQGRALLGLTQGSQGPARDESSYQLSARRWVSSKKAEATGRLKAEVSLEISEED